The sequence below is a genomic window from Streptococcus pantholopis.
TTTGCTAACAGCAGAATCAAATCCTAAGAATGGAGATAGAAAGAAAAATATTAGGGATGGCTTTTTGTTTATTAAGGAATCATCTGACGCTTTATTACTATTGAAACTCGAAAAAACTGCGGTTGCTGATACTACGAAGTTTAAAGTTGTAGAGCAACTAGGAACGGAAAAAAATTATTATAAAGCATGTATTTTTCCTTTTGACTTTAATACAAGAAAGATAGAGGTAATAGATAAAAGTTATAGAATTGCTAACTTTTGGATTAGAGATTTTCTTGGATTACAAGAAGTAAGAAATAGTAAAGTTAATTCTCAAGATCTTGTTGAATTTATAGAAAATGACAGTTTGTTTACTGAGGAGATAAGATCACAAGAAAACTATTCGGAAATAAAAAAAGAATCTAAAAATTATATTTTTGAGCATGAAACTTTTGTAAAGAATGATTTTATAGATTTCCTCTCATCAAAGATGTTGATTGAAGTAGACGAAGGTGGTTCAAATTATGAAAAAAGAGTTTTTTCTGAGATAACTACTATACTTGATTATAATTTTATAATTGATCAAAAAGTATTGCGTGAAAGATACCATGGTTCAATTGAAATTTCAAAAGAAACAACTATTAAAACGGATAATTTACAAAAATTAGTAAATAGACAGGCTATCGAACTTGACGACAATAAATTAATTTTAACAGTTTCAGATGATTATGTTCCGAGGGTGAGAGAATTATTGGGTATAAATAATGGTTAAAGGAAATTGGAATGGAACTTCATACGAAATAATAAACGAAGAAGATACCAAGGATATTATTGAAAAACTAAGCCTAAATGGTATTGGTGATTATGATGATGAAGAAAAAATAAAATATATTATTTATAACAACAAAAGTGTTATGTTTTGTTTTTCTGACTATCTTGAGCAGCAGGAACATATTTCAAGTGCTTTGGAATATTTTAAAAATAAAGATTTTGAACAAGATGTTATAAATATTGAATTAACATGTGATTTTGATAGAGAAGAACTTTATTTTGGAAATGAAGTACTGGCTTTAGCTGAAGTTCTAAAAGATAATAGAATAACTGCAAGGAATGTTAACCTTAAGAATTTTTCAATAAATTATTTGTGTCACATTAAACAAACTGAGAAAGTGAAATATTTACGTAAACTTTTAATGCTATCAGTGTTCGCAAATTTAACAAATATAGAGGAAAACAAATTTTCTTTTTCATTTTTAACAAACAATGATTTTAATGACCTTATTGAACGTACCTATGATTATAGTTGTATTGATAATACTGAAATTGAGATAATGGATAGTATTTATTCTTGGATATTTAACCAAGATAATGAGAATAAAACTTGTTTCCAAAAAATAAATATTGTAAGAAATCTGATTGTTCGCAATGGTTTACTTGAATTTAAAGATACTTTTCTTGATTCTGCAAAAAGTATTTATAAGCGTATCATTAATCAAGATACAGATAAGTATTTTGAACAAGTTAATCAGTTGAAAAATG
It includes:
- a CDS encoding nucleoid-associated protein is translated as MKDTVAVFDIKNSVEKVVLDNEMITNIHEIFKSIIGTSNGGGSHSSIWAEIATEESILSRYSENRAEFLVENFAESLLTAESNPKNGDRKKNIRDGFLFIKESSDALLLLKLEKTAVADTTKFKVVEQLGTEKNYYKACIFPFDFNTRKIEVIDKSYRIANFWIRDFLGLQEVRNSKVNSQDLVEFIENDSLFTEEIRSQENYSEIKKESKNYIFEHETFVKNDFIDFLSSKMLIEVDEGGSNYEKRVFSEITTILDYNFIIDQKVLRERYHGSIEISKETTIKTDNLQKLVNRQAIELDDNKLILTVSDDYVPRVRELLGINNG